The nucleotide sequence GGGGTCTGGATTTGCTCAAACGAGAGTCCTTGTTGCTTCTAGCAGATGAACGTTGTGGGGCAAACATGAACACCACAACCAGGCCCAACACAAAGCCACATGCAACCCCCACAGACAGACCTGTCACATAGGAGGGCAGGGGCAACACAAAGAAACCATAAGCTAGAAGACCCACAGGGAAGAGCCAGTGAAGTGGCAGTGATGAACCTGGCACTGTGACTCGAGACTGGGTGGAAGTTCTATGATGTGTCCCACTGGATTCATTCTGGAGCTCCACCACCTGAATCATATCTCCATAAGTGCGGATTTCGAAATGACTATCTCTTGTGTTGGTGTGGCGTTCTGGGGAGACAGAGGATTTTATTAAGGAGCCCTGTTGGAGTCTTCTCAGAGGCATGTCACACACACTTCTGTGCTCATCATCAGCTCTCCTTCGGCACTTAAGGTCTATATCTTCACTGCCACAGCTGCCTTGGGAGGCTGGTGAGTCTCCAGCACCAGCCCTGCCCTGCTTGGGGCTGCCAGAGCTTTCGTCCCCCATGATTTTACTCAGCATGCTCAGTGGATCTTGCATGGCCTCAGAGAACTTCCTACGTGTGTCCTCCAGCTCCGCTATCAGCGAGCTGCCCCGGGGTTCAGAGAGAGGCATGCTGCCCATGGAGGGAGGTGATACCCAGTCGTCATCTTCATTAAGTCCTCCTACTTCAGGCTTGGCCTCTAGGATTTTTTGGTGAGTAAGCTGCTTCCATGGATGCAAATGCAGCTTAGAGTCTGACTTGGAGAGGTTGACCTCTGGCTCAACCCGGCGGGAAATCTCTGTGCTCAGCGACTTGACCAGGCTAAGGAGAGGCTTGCCTCGCAGGGAGCTGCTCTCGCTTGGGTCCAGGTCTGTGGAGGAGGATTTGACCAGGTTGGTGGTGACAAGCAGGCCTGCTGATGTTGCTGATAGGTCAGATAAAGAGCACGGGGATGAGGGGGAGTGGGGCAGGAAGGGGGACTGGGAGCGGTAGCCTTGGCTCAGGTCCAAATCCATCCCCAGGCTGACGTTAGACGGACCCTCCCTGGCTTGTGGTTTATCTCTGGAAAAGGCCACGGTTGGACCTTCATCGTGGCGATCCAGGCTGAAGATGAGCTTGCTCTCCTCCATGCCAGTCGTCAACCAGGAGCTACAGTGAGAATGTTGTCAACCAAACAGAGCAGTAGTCCCTAAACACATGGACCATGGCGCTAGCACTACTTGTAACATCCTCCTCAGGTAGCTTGTAGCCCATCATGTTGGATGCTGAAAATTTGGTGAGAAAAAAGCAAAGTATATTAAAATGTGGTTATTTGAACAGCTTCAACAAACCCTTAGCAACAGCATGACCTTTAATGATGgcataacatttaaaattaagcCTCTCTGCTACTTGTTAATATGCTGCTCTGACCTTTTTCCTATTTCCGTCCTCTCCAGTGCTTTTCCAATTTCCTCTCCCCTCTCAACATTGCTCTCTAATCTCCTCTGTACTTTCTCTTTTGTCCTTTTTACTGATCGCCTGCAGTGATTCAGGGAACGTTGTGtgtttcactctgtgtgtgtgcgctgttaTTTCATTTAAAGACTAAGATAAGGTAGGGCTGGATGAGTGCTTTGTTTCTGAAATCATTATAAGGAATCATAAGCGCAGAGACTTTTTAATCCCACAGTCACAGCTAATCCCACATTAGAGAGAGTGATCTAATCATTTAGCCTTGTTTGTGCCTAATTGACACATTTGTCTTAGCCAAGGAGCACTGAAAGATGTCCAGTACAATACTGATCTTCCTCTGgcatcattttaaatatttgtatgcAGTTTTCCTCTCTTATTTTACCGTGCCTCCATGTTAAAGTCGGTTAACTTGTTTATATCCACTGATCAGATTCTGCCAGACGGTTCAGGGATTCAAAACAGCAACAGTTGCAAGCTCAATTCTCAACTCATTTCTGCCTGAAGTTTGATTGAAGTAAAACACAGGAGAAAACAACTTCCTCTGTGAAGGCATCTGCTTGCGTGGATGAGAAGAGTGAACACGTGGAGAACATCTGAGCCAAACGAATGCATCAATGCTTGTAGAACCACTCATGCACACTCTCTTTAACTCCATCTGTGTTTATATAACCAAGATTTACACCATGGCTTTTTATTACATTCTCAGTTCTTACTGAACTAAGAGCTAGTTGGGCTTAAGCATCTTCATGTCATACTTGGGAAAACAAGCTGCTTTTTTTAAACCACCAAGTCCAACCAAGCTCAAAAATTAGACACTCCCTTGGGAAATCGGGGCTTTGAGAGAGTGTGGATCTACATTAAGCCCTTTACAGCTTGTTTACATGTGACAATCATGTATCATGGCAGGCGGTGTATCACAGCCAAACTCGCTGAGAGGCAACAGCTACGGTGTGATCCAGGCTGAGAGTGGATTAACTATAATCCTCCATATTTAAGAGGCTTTTACAACAGGAAATTAAGTAACACTTGGGACATAAAATGAAATCAGATGAATTGGCGATCAGTGTGTCTTTCAATTCCAGATACATTTTCAGATAAAGCCGTTAACTGCTGTTAGCCTCACACAGACATAATGCAGTGTCGTGTCAAGTCACAAGCTGGCTTTATGAGCAATACAAACAAAGTGCCTGTATGTAAGTGCAGCATAAGAAAACTgactatactgtatatacatatactgtaaatcaaGTGCTTATCAGCCCCAGAGAAGCTAATAAGTGAACAAGCAATGATTGGTTATTCCTTTCTAGCCCTGACCTGGATGAAACCAATTTTCAAGGCTACATATAATAATTTGTTGCCATGTTCCTTGCATCACCTTATCTCTTACCTTCTCTGCACACTGTTTAGATATTAATTATAGCACCAACCTGCTGGGCTGTGAGTCAAATCTAATTAACTAAAAGTGCTGCTCTGCCAGTGCTTAAGTCGCCCAAGACAGCCCTGCATTGCCCTAATCAATTTCTACTTCGGAGTCAGTTTGGATCAGTTCTTGCTGACAGGGAGAGGAAAACCTTTGCTGCTCTGTGGAAAATGAAGTTAGCAGAGAATTGGCAGCCTTCTAGTCAGGACTGTGGATGAACTTCTGCAGGAGCAAGAAGGAAGAAAACCCATCAAGAGGACTGAAGCCTGAAACCCCAGTTTTTGGTTTGGCCCTTGCAAGTAGAAAGTAAAGCAGATTTTGctattttataattataattaataaggAAAGTAAGAATGTTTGGTGCCCCAGTTGGTTTGGTAATAAACACTGTAGTGGGCAAGTGGAGGAGAAACTGTCTCAAACAGAGCTGCAATCTGTTCCAATTGAAATGTACTGGCAAAAACACGTTAAATTTGCaactaaaaattattttcattgtctgcTGGTttgctgaatattttaaatagcgAGAGAATAGCCATCAACAATCTCTCTGGACCAAAGGTGACGTCTctaaatgtcttgtttgttcAACCCAAGAATATGAAACCAAAGAAATTCAGTttccaataatataatacaaagaaaaacagtaaatccgcacattttttatgaaaaacacggctgaaacaattaatagaTTGTCACAATAGTTGCAgaataattttctgtcaattaatCCACTGTTCATCATGAGTCACATCTTTTTTGATACAACACACATGTGTATGAGtagaaaactattttttttacatgtcaaAGGAAAGTAAATGGATGTTTGTGGTTGTCCAAAGTGACTCCAGACTATTCAGTGTCGAGGGAAAGTTAATTACGTTAAAGGAGTCTGACATTTTTGAGTGTGGACATGGTATTGCTGGCTGCCAGACATTTTTAATGACTGATGGTATTTGGGGTCTATAATTAAAGGGAAAGTTAATAAGTCTCAAGACAAGGCCACCGTCCTCTAACATGCAAACTATTGTCGTTTTAATCAAATGGACAATCCTGTGTATTTGGTTATGTTGGAAGATTCAAGAGTATGAAAAAGCAGTAGTGGGCCCCCTAAAATGGATAAAAAGAGCTAAGAAGAAACTCAGTGACCATCACAAAACCAATCCCTGACATCGGGATTGGGATTGAAATCTGGCCAAATCATGTCTCTCCCAGTCTGTCCTCCTTTAGGCCTCTAAATCCTGTTTAGAGGACGACAAcggaataaaaaaattaaaacagacttatttgttttcgcATTAAGAAGAACTTCGTGTCTATGCAGCATGGCATCACAGTTTTGTCTACACAGAAGCAGGGTGTTTATTAAAAGGCATTCCTGTGCTTAATCCAGTCCTCAAACGACCATTTGACCCTGATTCCAACACATTTGGCACAGGACTTTGTGTTTGTCTGGATATCACATGGTGCTGTACTTCATCTCATTAACACAATATCTCCAGGGCTAAAAGAGGTTTATGGATAGTGTGAGTCAAACCATCACTCAGACATTCAAATGAGTCTCTTTAAACTTTCCACCCTGGAGTTATTGAAATTTTGGATAAAGAGATGCCAAATACACCACTGACTGTCTTTGCTGTTTCTGTCCTCGCCTGTAGGAAATTTCCCAAGTGTTAGGCTATAGCTAGCCTACTGCTCAGATTGAGGCAAAAACAGGAGTTTGCCTACCTGAATCTGGCACATTTGGCCTTGTATCAGTGGCGGAGGCTGAGAGAGGTCCATAGTAAAGAGGGCATCGGTGCAGAAATGTGCTTCCAGTGCAGGCTGCAGACCAGTCTGGATGCTGCAGAATGCGGTGTGCTGCACACGGGGATGCGCACCATCCACCGACAGCAGGGAGGAACTACTCAGTCAACTTTACTCAGATTGTAGCAGATCTTGGTAGAAAAATCGTCCGAACTCCTGTAAAAAAGATTAAATCCAAATAAACAGATCAGCTATAAGATAAATGCGTCAGTGATGTTGCCCCCCTTGGACATCGCTTattctctctgctccaggaggCATCAATACAGAATAATGTGATTACTGGAGTCCAGGCTGCAGACTGGACGGAGCTCTAATCCAGATTAGACTCGAGAGAGGTCAACAGTTGACAGAGCAAcgttcctccctctcctctctgcgCTCAGAGTCAAAACACAGTCTGAGCTCAACTCTCCCCCTCTGACACCGCAGTCCTGTAGGCAGACTTATGTAATTGCACGACCTGGAAAATTCAAACGAGCTACCGCTGAAAAGCCTCTTATTTAAAAGCCAGAATCCCTTTTATCGTGGGTTATTCTGAGATCTGTAGACCTATATGTGCAAATGggattttattgttattttctattatttcttAGTTGATCTTCATAATGTTGGGACTTAATTTTTGTTTAGACATGGAACATATATGTGATTTTGGTGATGAATGAAAGGAATACATttagggtgagagagagagttgagGAAAGGGAAGACAACAGCTGGATTTTTAGCATGTGCACGGATAATATTGTTGCTTCCTGCTCATTTCAGCCATCAGAGCAGCAGGGAGCAGCCCCAGACACTCACAGGGAGATAATAATAAACTGACCTTGTATGACCTGACATTTAGGCCTAACTGCCGGCTGCACCAAATTTTTGTGGAAAGATTTCTACACTTGGATTTCCAGTAGCATAACAAAAGTTGCTGTTACAAGCAAGTTGATGCTAAAATACAGCAGGATGGTGGTGACTGAAGTGATGTGTGCATGATAGTTGCTAATATttgatatgtttttattatcaaatatttttaaGATTATTCAAGTTGAATATTTTTCGCCTAATTTCTTTAGTATtagtcctcacacacacacacacacacacacacacacacacacacacacacacacacacacacacacagataatttCCACTGTATTCACTTTACATTAGTAACTGGAGCTTTAGTGGAAAGACGTGTTGGCCAACAGAACAGGTGCATAATAGTTATTACATACATGATTTTAATGATgtaaagctaatgttactggCAGGAGTGGGCATCAGTCCAACTCATACACAATACATTTGGTGTGTGCTGCCTCCTGTTGGCCAAACTGCATACCAAGAAATGTTTCTTGTTATGCAGTTTGGCATAATAAGAAACTTTTGTTCTTACAGAGCACCTGGGTGATTCAATCATCTGGAGGAGAAGGAACTAACTCCTAATTAAGGTAAGCATCCACAGATTGCAAAAAAGAGGCTTTTTACATAGGCCACAGTGTGATTATACTTGCTGATAAAATGTGTAATGAGATTATGAAATTACTTTAGGTGTTTAGTTATCTTGGCAggtttttctgtgtctgtaaaTCCTTAAATGCTTTGTTAAGAGGCTAAATTCATAAATGACGGTGAACTTGGCAAACAGGttgaaaatgctgaaaatgtttATCATATCTCAGAAGTCATGGGGGGGAAATGCATTACACTTTAGACATTTTGCCAGGCTGTGAAAATTGCAACTCATTTCCCTCAGGcagtataaacatttttattcttacTAGTAAAAGTAGAATAGTTCCTGGTAACTACAAAATAAGCACTAGTAGCTAAATAATAGGGACTAGTAAAATGGAAGTGGTTAATGATAACTTTTcaattagttactagtaactaatgaagAGGTGCAGAGCCCCTAGATTTCAATGGCAAAAATGCGTTATTAATCCCTAGTAACTAATGGAATACTAAATTAAGAACTAGTATCTAATCAATTGTTACTAGTAAAATGgttatagttactagttactagtGACAAATAAGTACTTTCAGTAAATAAGCTTTTAAATAGCGACtaagttttaaggaataaataTTATAACGGCCTGCTATAGTATTCAGGGCAGCATTTCTGTCTGTCATATTACTGTATAGTATTTCAATGTATCTGGAgattttattgaatattatCTGTGCATACTCTGATCAACAGATAACCTGATCTTCAACAGTTAAAAATTAGCACTCAGTTAAAAGTGAGACCAAAAAGCCAGTGTTAGCAATTTAGCactgcacttccataaagtggGGAAAGAAAggccaatttaaaaaaaacaaaaatcaaaaaagcagggtcaagctccaaaaacaccaGATTGtacaattcccataatgcaactcaaaaGCATCTTTCGTTAGACATGATCAGGGTTATTTTTTAAGAGCCACAGAAAACATCAGTTATGATGACTAGTTATGTGGCAGTCAGATAAAATTTTGgtgttgaaaataaaattgaaattgaaaaccAAGCTGGAATTGAAAAAGAGAACAATGGTACTGAAAAATCTGCATTGGATATAAGCTGTACTGGCTCAGTCTGAAACAAGCATTGGCATTGAAAAAGGTTTCACTAACAAATAAAAGACatcaaaaattattttgttttatttttatacattttgcattctgatgtgtttttcaatGACAATTTTTAGATCAGGTCAGTTTTTTTATGCTGTCACTTCACTTTCAACTTTCAGTGTTTTGGTGTGGAGAGGAAGGGCCTGAGGACAAGGAGAGTTATTTACATATAATGTACATATAACAAATGAGACAAATGAGTCACTCTGCCTGAACCAGCCGTCCGCTCCTATAGCCTCTGGCATCACTGAAAACCTGAGGCAACGGGTTCCACTAGCTCACCGGGAAGTCAAACAGCAGTaagtctttttctctctgccgTTGTTTTTCCTACACAGGGCTGGTTAAACTCTTATCTGATGTTATGCTGGTCTGGCAGAGGTTTGTTCTTGACTTCGTTTTGTGACTGTGAACAGCAAGAGTAATACTCTCAAAGCTGGTGTTTGAAGAAAATGgcacaatcaaatcaaatcaaagttaTCAAGGGTGCATTTTAAGCTGTTTTATCTAAAATACATGTAGAAGTTACTCCATGCTCCCTGCTGTGTGTACAGTGTTATTATGCTGTATCCACTGTCCCCTATGGCAAAAACGTTTATCACAAATGTCACAGGAGTAGGGTTTTTCTCCCGAAAAACGTTTTATGTGTTTCTTGAGGTGGCCACTGGTGTAAAACTGTGTCCCACATGACCCACACCGGTACGGCCTCTCTCCCGTATGTGTCCTCATGTGCACAATCAGGTGCACTTTCTGGTTAAAGGTTTTCTCACAGTCTTGACATTTAAAGTCTTTCATTCCTGTGTGTAGTCTTGAATGTATCTGTAGACCACGGGGGCTGCTAAACATCTTGCCACACACATCGCAAACAAGTCGCCTGTTGTGAGCCCTTTGCAAATTATTAAGAAGCTCCTTCATAGATTCAATCCtcttatgtgtttttatgtgcttCATGAAGGAGCGGATGTACTGGAAACCCTTTCCACATATAGGACAAACACTGCGGCCCTTTTCACTTTCAGCAGATGAATCTCCATCAGGTAATACCTCTTGACCCCCCTGCTTCATGCGGCCATTTTGTCTTCGCAAAAATGTTTGTCtctttgccttcacctgtgctCCTTTGCTCTGCACCCACTCCTCATCACTGCCATCGCCCCCACTCTGCGCTGCAGAGCAGTCTGACGAAACAGGCTGGAATTCACAAAACACTTGTGGGTCTGACTGATCTTGCTCACTTTTCACAATTTCTGAAGAAGGCAAAACAATCTCCTGTGTTTGACCGTCACCCCCAAGTTCCTCCTGCTCCCCTTTTATCTTGAAGTCAATCTGAACATAGCAGCAGTTCCCGTCACCGTTTTCTGTATCTGCAGTGGTTTGTGAGGTGCCCGGGACCTCAGTCGTACTCAGGTTAGACTCCTCTTGTTTCAGGGGTTGTGTTGAGGTCTCCTGCAGCACTTCCTCTCCAGTCACACCTGCATTGGTAAGTGGAGCATCTGTAGCTACAAAGGAGAAGTTACTTAATAGGCTACTTTGGATTATAGCTAAAACAATTAGTGAATTAATCCATCAATTGATCAatagaatattattattattattattatttatttta is from Micropterus dolomieu isolate WLL.071019.BEF.003 ecotype Adirondacks linkage group LG02, ASM2129224v1, whole genome shotgun sequence and encodes:
- the LOC123966405 gene encoding zinc finger protein with KRAB and SCAN domains 8-like isoform X1 translates to MFQLRMFVHQRLYAAAEEILGEVEKTITSVFYEAGVVQRPKEGLGDRSQKLHQISGLATDAPLTNAGVTGEEVLQETSTQPLKQEESNLSTTEVPGTSQTTADTENGDGNCCYVQIDFKIKGEQEELGGDGQTQEIVLPSSEIVKSEQDQSDPQVFCEFQPVSSDCSAAQSGGDGSDEEWVQSKGAQVKAKRQTFLRRQNGRMKQGGQEVLPDGDSSAESEKGRSVCPICGKGFQYIRSFMKHIKTHKRIESMKELLNNLQRAHNRRLVCDVCGKMFSSPRGLQIHSRLHTGMKDFKCQDCEKTFNQKVHLIVHMRTHTGERPYRCGSCGTQFYTSGHLKKHIKRFSGEKPYSCDICDKRFCHRGQWIQHNNTVHTAGSME
- the LOC123966405 gene encoding zinc finger protein with KRAB and SCAN domains 8-like isoform X5, whose translation is MFQLRMFVHQRLYAAAEEILGEVEKTITSVFYEAGVVQRPKEGLGDRSQKLHQISGVTGEEVLQETSTQPLKQEESNLSTTEVPGTSQTTADTENGDGNCCYVQIDFKIKGEQEELGGDGQTQEIVLPSSEIVKSEQDQSDPQVFCEFQPVSSDCSAAQSGGDGSDEEWVQSKGAQVKAKRQTFLRRQNGRMKQGGQEVLPDGDSSAESEKGRSVCPICGKGFQYIRSFMKHIKTHKRIESMKELLNNLQRAHNRRLVCDVCGKMFSSPRGLQIHSRLHTGMKDFKCQDCEKTFNQKVHLIVHMRTHTGERPYRCGSCGTQFYTSGHLKKHIKRFSGEKPYSCDICDKRFCHRGQWIQHNNTVHTAGSME
- the LOC123966405 gene encoding zinc finger protein with KRAB and SCAN domains 8-like isoform X2, with the translated sequence MFQLRMFVHQRLYAAAEEILGEVEKTITSVFYEAGVVQRPKEGLGDRSQKLHQISATDAPLTNAGVTGEEVLQETSTQPLKQEESNLSTTEVPGTSQTTADTENGDGNCCYVQIDFKIKGEQEELGGDGQTQEIVLPSSEIVKSEQDQSDPQVFCEFQPVSSDCSAAQSGGDGSDEEWVQSKGAQVKAKRQTFLRRQNGRMKQGGQEVLPDGDSSAESEKGRSVCPICGKGFQYIRSFMKHIKTHKRIESMKELLNNLQRAHNRRLVCDVCGKMFSSPRGLQIHSRLHTGMKDFKCQDCEKTFNQKVHLIVHMRTHTGERPYRCGSCGTQFYTSGHLKKHIKRFSGEKPYSCDICDKRFCHRGQWIQHNNTVHTAGSME
- the LOC123966405 gene encoding zinc finger protein with KRAB and SCAN domains 8-like isoform X3, whose amino-acid sequence is MFQLRMFVHQRLYAAAEEILGEVEKTITSVFYEAGVVQRPKEGLGDRSQKLHQISDAPLTNAGVTGEEVLQETSTQPLKQEESNLSTTEVPGTSQTTADTENGDGNCCYVQIDFKIKGEQEELGGDGQTQEIVLPSSEIVKSEQDQSDPQVFCEFQPVSSDCSAAQSGGDGSDEEWVQSKGAQVKAKRQTFLRRQNGRMKQGGQEVLPDGDSSAESEKGRSVCPICGKGFQYIRSFMKHIKTHKRIESMKELLNNLQRAHNRRLVCDVCGKMFSSPRGLQIHSRLHTGMKDFKCQDCEKTFNQKVHLIVHMRTHTGERPYRCGSCGTQFYTSGHLKKHIKRFSGEKPYSCDICDKRFCHRGQWIQHNNTVHTAGSME
- the LOC123966405 gene encoding zinc finger protein with KRAB and SCAN domains 8-like isoform X4; translation: MFQLRMFVHQRLYAAAEEILGEVEKTITSVFYEAGVVQRPKEGLGDRSQKLHQISGLGVTGEEVLQETSTQPLKQEESNLSTTEVPGTSQTTADTENGDGNCCYVQIDFKIKGEQEELGGDGQTQEIVLPSSEIVKSEQDQSDPQVFCEFQPVSSDCSAAQSGGDGSDEEWVQSKGAQVKAKRQTFLRRQNGRMKQGGQEVLPDGDSSAESEKGRSVCPICGKGFQYIRSFMKHIKTHKRIESMKELLNNLQRAHNRRLVCDVCGKMFSSPRGLQIHSRLHTGMKDFKCQDCEKTFNQKVHLIVHMRTHTGERPYRCGSCGTQFYTSGHLKKHIKRFSGEKPYSCDICDKRFCHRGQWIQHNNTVHTAGSME